A single Arachnia propionica DNA region contains:
- a CDS encoding DNA-directed RNA polymerase subunit alpha: MLIAQRPTLSEETVSEYRSRFIIEPLEPGFGYTLGNSMRRTLLSSIPGAAVTSIKIEGNQHEFSTLEGVVEDVTEIILNLKSLVLSSEEDEPVVMYLRKAGAGEVTAADIQPPAGVEVHNPELHIATLSEGGKLEMELVVERGRGYVSSVLNKDPDAEIGRIPVDSIYSPVLKVSYKVEATRVAQRTDFDRLIIDVETKPSMAPRDAVASAGRTLVELFGLARELNVNAEGIEMGPSPVDEQIAESLNLPVEDLNLSVRSYNCLKREGIHTVGELVARSEEDLLDIRNFGSKSILEVKVTLHNLGLALRDAAPGFDPIQAIERYDQEHEGEEDIDAETDDDYAETEQY; the protein is encoded by the coding sequence ATGCTCATCGCACAGCGTCCGACCTTGTCGGAGGAGACGGTTTCCGAGTACCGTTCGCGGTTCATCATCGAGCCCCTCGAACCCGGCTTCGGCTACACCCTCGGCAACTCGATGCGCCGCACCCTGTTGTCGTCCATCCCGGGTGCGGCCGTGACCTCCATCAAGATCGAGGGAAATCAGCACGAGTTCTCCACCCTGGAGGGTGTGGTCGAGGATGTCACCGAGATCATCCTGAACCTGAAGAGCCTGGTTCTGTCCTCCGAGGAGGACGAGCCCGTGGTCATGTACCTGCGCAAGGCGGGGGCCGGTGAGGTCACCGCGGCCGACATCCAGCCTCCGGCCGGGGTCGAGGTGCACAATCCCGAACTGCACATCGCCACCCTCAGCGAAGGCGGCAAACTCGAGATGGAGCTGGTGGTCGAACGCGGCCGGGGCTACGTCTCCAGTGTCCTCAACAAGGATCCCGACGCCGAGATCGGACGCATCCCCGTCGACTCCATCTACTCTCCGGTGCTGAAGGTGAGCTACAAGGTGGAGGCCACCCGCGTGGCGCAGCGCACCGACTTCGACCGTCTCATCATCGACGTCGAGACCAAGCCGTCCATGGCCCCCCGCGACGCCGTCGCATCCGCGGGGCGGACCCTGGTGGAGCTCTTCGGCCTGGCCCGTGAACTCAACGTCAACGCCGAGGGCATCGAGATGGGGCCCTCGCCCGTGGACGAACAGATCGCCGAATCGCTGAACCTGCCCGTCGAGGACCTGAACCTCTCGGTTCGCTCCTACAACTGCCTCAAACGCGAGGGCATCCACACCGTCGGTGAGCTCGTCGCCCGTTCCGAGGAGGACCTCCTCGACATCCGCAACTTCGGTTCCAAGTCGATCCTCGAGGTCAAGGTCACCCTTCACAACCTGGGCCTCGCGCTGCGCGACGCCGCCCCGGGCTTCGACCCGATCCAGGCCATCGAACGCTACGACCAGGAGCACGAGGGCGAAGAGGACATAGACGCCGAAACGGACGACGACTACGCCGAGACCGAGCAGTACTGA
- the rpsD gene encoding 30S ribosomal protein S4: protein MARYTGPMTKKSRRLGTDLVGNDKAFERRPYPPGVHGRGRTKDSEYSLQLKEKQKARFAYGVLEKQFRRYYEEADRHPGKTGDTLLQILESRLDNVVYRAGFAATRRQARQLVVHGHFLVNGKKVNIPSYRVKAHDIIDVAEKSMNLHPLVVARETHGERTVPAWLEARPNRMRILVHQLPVREQIVIDVQEQMIVELYSK from the coding sequence ATGGCTCGTTACACCGGCCCCATGACCAAGAAGTCCCGTCGCCTCGGGACCGATCTGGTTGGCAACGACAAGGCGTTCGAACGCCGCCCCTACCCGCCCGGTGTCCACGGTCGCGGCCGCACCAAGGACTCCGAGTACTCGCTGCAGCTCAAGGAGAAGCAGAAGGCGCGTTTCGCCTACGGCGTCCTCGAGAAGCAGTTCCGTCGTTACTACGAGGAAGCGGATCGTCACCCCGGCAAGACCGGTGACACGTTGCTGCAGATCCTCGAGTCGCGTCTCGACAACGTCGTGTACCGCGCAGGTTTCGCTGCCACCCGCCGCCAGGCCCGCCAGCTCGTGGTGCACGGACACTTCCTCGTCAACGGCAAGAAGGTGAACATCCCGTCGTACCGCGTCAAGGCCCACGACATCATCGACGTCGCCGAGAAGTCGATGAACCTCCACCCGCTCGTGGTGGCGCGTGAGACCCACGGGGAACGCACCGTTCCCGCGTGGCTCGAGGCCCGCCCCAACCGGATGCGCATCCTCGTCCACCAGCTCCCCGTCCGCGAGCAGATCGTGATCGACGTCCAGGAGCAGATGATCGTCGAGCTCTACTCCAAGTAG
- the rpsK gene encoding 30S ribosomal protein S11, translating to MATSRKQAAKTKVRRKEKKNVLAGQAHIKSTFNNTIISITDPNGAVISWASAGTVGFKGSRKSTPFAAQMAAEAAGRRAMEHGMKRVDVFVKGPGSGRETAIRSLGAVGLEVGTISDVTPVPHNGCRPPKRRRV from the coding sequence ATGGCAACCAGCCGCAAGCAGGCCGCCAAGACCAAGGTGCGCCGCAAGGAGAAGAAGAACGTCCTCGCCGGACAGGCTCACATCAAGAGCACCTTCAACAACACGATCATCTCGATCACCGACCCCAACGGGGCAGTGATCTCCTGGGCCTCCGCCGGCACCGTCGGCTTCAAGGGCTCCCGCAAGTCGACCCCCTTCGCCGCCCAGATGGCCGCCGAGGCCGCCGGTCGCCGCGCCATGGAGCACGGCATGAAGCGCGTCGACGTGTTCGTCAAGGGCCCGGGTTCGGGCCGTGAGACCGCGATCCGCTCGCTGGGCGCCGTGGGCCTCGAGGTCGGGACCATCTCCGATGTCACGCCCGTGCCGCACAACGGCTGCCGCCCGCCGAAGCGTCGCCGCGTCTGA
- the rpsM gene encoding 30S ribosomal protein S13 has protein sequence MARLVGVDLPRDKRLEVALTYIFGIGRTRAAETLAATGVSGDLRVHQLTDEQLVALRDHIEGNYEIEGDLRRTVAADIRRKVEIGNYQGRRHRSGLPVRGQRTRTNARTRKGKKKAVAGKKKAR, from the coding sequence ATGGCACGCCTCGTTGGGGTCGACCTGCCGCGCGACAAGCGCCTGGAGGTCGCACTCACCTACATCTTCGGGATCGGCCGCACCCGCGCCGCCGAGACCCTCGCCGCCACCGGTGTCAGCGGCGATCTCCGTGTCCACCAGCTCACCGACGAACAGCTCGTCGCGCTGCGTGACCACATCGAAGGCAACTACGAGATCGAGGGTGACCTCCGTCGCACCGTTGCCGCCGACATCCGCCGCAAGGTTGAGATCGGCAACTACCAGGGCCGTCGCCACCGCAGTGGCCTCCCGGTCCGTGGTCAGCGCACTCGCACCAATGCGCGCACCCGCAAGGGCAAGAAGAAGGCCGTGGCCGGCAAGAAGAAGGCACGCTGA
- the rpmJ gene encoding 50S ribosomal protein L36, producing MKVQPSVKKICDKCKVIRRHGRVMVICDNPRHKQRQG from the coding sequence ATGAAGGTTCAGCCGAGCGTCAAGAAGATCTGCGACAAGTGCAAGGTCATCCGCCGGCACGGTCGTGTGATGGTGATCTGCGACAACCCGCGCCACAAGCAGCGCCAGGGCTGA
- the infA gene encoding translation initiation factor IF-1, which produces MAKKEGALELEGTVVEALPNAMFRVELPNGHKVLTTISGKMRQHYIRILPADRVVVELSPYDLTRGRIVYRHK; this is translated from the coding sequence ATGGCGAAGAAAGAAGGAGCCCTCGAACTTGAGGGTACCGTGGTCGAGGCGCTGCCCAACGCAATGTTTCGCGTGGAATTGCCCAATGGACACAAGGTCCTGACCACCATCAGCGGAAAAATGCGTCAGCACTACATCCGCATCCTGCCCGCCGACCGAGTGGTCGTCGAGCTTTCCCCCTACGACCTCACCCGTGGTCGCATCGTGTACCGGCACAAGTGA
- a CDS encoding YciI family protein translates to MQYFAVHYTYVDDAELIARHRPDHRAFLSGLTDKGLIAGGAYPDATPPSALLVFKAESAEAVSELLAGDPFRSNNVLADVRIVHWTPVIGIFAE, encoded by the coding sequence ATGCAGTACTTCGCCGTTCACTACACCTACGTCGACGACGCCGAACTCATCGCCCGCCACCGCCCCGATCACCGGGCCTTCCTGTCGGGCCTGACGGACAAGGGACTCATCGCGGGTGGCGCCTACCCCGATGCCACTCCCCCGTCGGCCCTTCTCGTGTTCAAGGCCGAGAGCGCCGAGGCCGTTTCCGAGCTACTCGCCGGGGACCCGTTCCGGAGCAACAACGTGCTGGCCGACGTCCGCATCGTCCACTGGACCCCGGTGATCGGGATCTTCGCGGAGTAG
- a CDS encoding alpha/beta hydrolase: MIESLPVHSSGFSQTRTVGRRRWGGFGTVIAFAEKAYPGVPLLLLGHSTGSIMACCYAIENSQHLAGLAFTGMNATPGLSG, translated from the coding sequence ATGATCGAGTCCCTGCCCGTGCACAGCTCGGGTTTTTCGCAGACGAGGACGGTTGGGCGAAGGCGGTGGGGTGGTTTCGGAACCGTCATCGCATTCGCCGAGAAGGCGTATCCCGGCGTGCCGTTGTTGCTGCTCGGGCATTCCACGGGTTCGATAATGGCGTGCTGCTACGCCATCGAGAACTCACAGCATCTCGCGGGCCTGGCGTTCACGGGGATGAATGCCACCCCCGGTTTGTCGGGATGA
- a CDS encoding DUF1707 SHOCT-like domain-containing protein — protein sequence MNKLPPSSRYLQRAAEPVGETEREALSKRVSDAFADGRMESDSYRQSMDVIYGAKTLGDLVPVVEQLPAAALETPAIVGEGKLPAGQTGEIHAPARIGMVAVGAVAGVVTLLAIVAVLLFWLL from the coding sequence ATGAACAAGTTGCCGCCATCCTCCCGGTATCTCCAACGCGCGGCCGAACCGGTCGGCGAGACGGAACGGGAGGCGCTGTCCAAGCGGGTCTCGGACGCATTCGCCGACGGCCGGATGGAATCGGATTCCTACCGGCAGTCAATGGATGTGATCTACGGCGCGAAGACCCTGGGCGATCTGGTTCCCGTGGTGGAACAGCTTCCGGCAGCAGCGCTAGAGACCCCCGCGATCGTCGGTGAGGGAAAACTCCCGGCGGGACAGACCGGTGAAATCCACGCCCCGGCGCGAATAGGAATGGTGGCGGTCGGGGCCGTCGCGGGTGTGGTGACTCTGCTGGCCATTGTGGCCGTCCTTCTGTTCTGGCTGCTCTGA
- the map gene encoding type I methionyl aminopeptidase, protein MSIEIKTPEQLRKMRAAGLVVAEGLRRMQEATAVGVTTAEIDAVGRDVLAEHGATSNFLGYGSEYGTPFPGVSCISVNDELVHGIPGNRVIRDGDLVSIDFGAVLDGWHGDAARSFVVGEARAEDLGMIEATRQAMWAGIAAVRDGGRVGDVSRAIEWCVKHQPRRYGSLRDYTGHGIGSRMHMEPDVPNQFRFRPNPRLGVGMAIAVEPMLTLGFHQTVVAADDWTVRSRDGERGAHWENTVAITEHGLWVLTEPDGGEAELTARGVAFGPLNE, encoded by the coding sequence ATGTCGATAGAGATCAAGACGCCCGAACAGCTGAGGAAGATGCGAGCCGCGGGACTGGTCGTGGCCGAGGGTCTGCGCCGGATGCAGGAGGCCACCGCGGTGGGTGTCACCACCGCCGAGATCGACGCGGTGGGCCGGGACGTGTTGGCCGAGCACGGGGCGACCTCGAACTTCCTGGGCTACGGCTCCGAGTACGGCACCCCGTTTCCGGGGGTGTCGTGCATCTCCGTGAACGACGAACTGGTTCACGGCATCCCGGGGAACCGGGTGATCCGTGACGGCGATCTCGTCTCCATCGACTTCGGCGCCGTGCTGGATGGCTGGCACGGTGACGCGGCCCGCAGTTTCGTGGTCGGCGAGGCCCGGGCGGAGGATCTCGGGATGATTGAGGCCACCCGGCAGGCCATGTGGGCAGGCATCGCCGCGGTCCGTGACGGAGGTCGCGTCGGGGACGTGTCGCGGGCCATCGAGTGGTGCGTCAAGCACCAGCCACGCCGCTACGGGTCATTGCGCGACTACACGGGGCACGGGATCGGCTCCCGGATGCACATGGAACCGGACGTCCCGAACCAGTTCAGGTTCCGCCCCAACCCGCGTCTCGGGGTGGGGATGGCGATCGCGGTCGAACCCATGCTGACCCTCGGATTTCACCAGACGGTGGTGGCCGCCGACGACTGGACGGTGCGCAGCCGCGACGGGGAACGCGGAGCCCACTGGGAGAACACCGTGGCCATCACGGAGCACGGCCTTTGGGTGCTCACGGAACCTGACGGAGGAGAAGCGGAACTGACCGCGCGCGGTGTTGCCTTCGGGCCGCTCAACGAGTGA
- a CDS encoding adenylate kinase, with protein sequence MRMLIMGAPGAGKGTQATALAEAYSVPAISTGDIFRANIRNATELGVKVKAIIEAGEYVPDDVTEAIVADRLAEEDCASGFLLDGFPRTMHQVHFLDRHLSRQRRRLNAVVSLMVEPDVLVARLLDRAQKEGRTDDNEDTIRRRMEVYAGQTAPLLFHYERQGLLVEIEGTGTVEEVRQRMLEAVAARKA encoded by the coding sequence GTGAGAATGCTCATCATGGGTGCCCCCGGAGCAGGCAAGGGCACCCAGGCGACAGCTCTGGCAGAGGCGTATTCGGTGCCAGCGATTTCAACGGGCGACATCTTCCGCGCCAACATCCGCAACGCCACCGAGTTGGGTGTCAAGGTCAAGGCCATCATCGAGGCCGGGGAATACGTTCCCGACGACGTGACGGAGGCCATTGTCGCTGACCGGCTGGCCGAGGAGGACTGCGCATCCGGGTTCCTTCTCGACGGTTTCCCACGAACCATGCACCAGGTGCACTTCCTGGACCGGCATCTCTCCCGCCAGCGACGGCGCCTCAACGCCGTGGTCTCGTTGATGGTGGAGCCCGACGTGCTGGTTGCGCGCCTGCTGGACCGGGCCCAGAAGGAGGGACGGACCGACGACAACGAGGACACCATCAGACGTCGCATGGAGGTCTACGCCGGCCAGACCGCGCCGCTGCTGTTCCACTACGAGCGGCAGGGGCTGCTCGTGGAGATCGAAGGCACCGGCACCGTCGAGGAGGTGCGGCAGCGGATGCTCGAGGCGGTGGCTGCGCGCAAGGCCTGA
- the secY gene encoding preprotein translocase subunit SecY, with translation MLSAFASAFKTPELRKKIFFTLGILLVFRLGSTIPAPNVNMQALNTCLNKAAGGQQAGLYSLINLFSGGALLHLTIFALGVMPYITSSIILQLLAVVIPRLEALRKEGAAGQAKITQYTRYLTLVLALLQATAFVTMARTDQLLPDCKGIGILHEKVELFPLVTMVLTMTAGTVVIMWLGELITDRGVGNGMSVLIFTQIAAQFPTGLWSIKEGHQGATGWFLFLAIVAIGLLVMLGILFMEQGQRRVPVQYAKRMVGRRLVGGSTTYIPLKINQSGVIPVIFASSILYLPILYATFRPQSGTGQWIATNFHTNSWVYSTLQFLLIVGFCYFYVAITFNSEEVSDNMKKYGGFIPGIRAGKPTERYLTYVLNRLTAPGSLYLAIISMIPTLAFIAVGANQNFPFGGTSILIIVGVALDTVKRIESQLQQRNYEGFLR, from the coding sequence ATGCTCTCCGCCTTCGCTAGCGCGTTCAAGACGCCTGAGCTGCGCAAGAAGATCTTCTTCACGCTTGGGATCCTTCTGGTGTTCCGCCTCGGTTCCACCATCCCTGCCCCGAACGTGAACATGCAGGCGTTGAACACATGCCTTAACAAAGCCGCGGGAGGTCAGCAGGCAGGGCTCTACTCCCTGATCAACCTGTTCTCGGGCGGTGCCCTGCTGCACCTGACGATCTTCGCCCTGGGAGTGATGCCCTACATCACGTCCTCGATCATCCTGCAGCTCCTGGCCGTGGTGATCCCGCGGCTGGAGGCTCTCCGTAAGGAGGGCGCCGCCGGGCAGGCCAAGATCACGCAGTACACGCGGTATCTCACCCTCGTTCTGGCGCTGCTCCAGGCGACGGCATTCGTCACCATGGCGCGCACGGATCAGCTGCTGCCGGATTGCAAGGGCATCGGTATCCTCCACGAGAAGGTGGAACTCTTCCCGCTGGTCACGATGGTGCTCACCATGACTGCCGGGACCGTCGTGATCATGTGGCTGGGCGAGCTGATCACCGACCGCGGTGTCGGCAACGGCATGTCCGTGCTGATCTTCACCCAGATCGCCGCCCAGTTCCCGACCGGCCTGTGGTCCATCAAGGAGGGCCACCAGGGGGCCACCGGCTGGTTCCTGTTCCTGGCCATCGTCGCCATCGGTCTGCTCGTGATGCTCGGCATCCTGTTCATGGAGCAGGGACAACGGCGCGTCCCCGTGCAGTACGCCAAGCGCATGGTCGGACGCAGGCTCGTGGGTGGTTCGACCACCTACATCCCGTTGAAGATCAATCAGTCCGGCGTCATCCCCGTGATCTTCGCCAGCTCCATCCTTTACCTGCCGATCCTCTACGCCACCTTCCGGCCCCAGTCCGGGACCGGGCAGTGGATCGCCACCAACTTCCACACGAACAGCTGGGTTTACAGCACCCTGCAGTTCCTGCTCATCGTCGGCTTCTGCTACTTCTACGTCGCCATCACCTTCAACTCCGAGGAGGTCTCGGACAACATGAAGAAGTACGGCGGCTTCATTCCCGGTATCCGCGCCGGCAAACCGACGGAACGCTACCTGACCTACGTGTTGAACCGCCTGACCGCGCCGGGGTCGCTGTACCTGGCGATCATCTCGATGATCCCGACCCTCGCGTTCATCGCGGTCGGCGCGAACCAGAATTTCCCGTTCGGCGGAACCTCCATCCTAATCATCGTCGGTGTGGCCCTTGACACGGTCAAGCGCATCGAAAGTCAGCTGCAACAACGCAACTACGAAGGATTCCTGAGGTGA
- the wecB gene encoding non-hydrolyzing UDP-N-acetylglucosamine 2-epimerase: protein MKKVMTVYGTRPEGIKMAPVIRRLEEDPRFESISVVTGQHREMLDQVGEVLGITPTHDLNVFAPGQTLNEIMAHIITLLDPILEMKRPDAVVVQGGTSTVAAAALASFNRHIPVVHLGAGLRSGDIEAPFPEEANRSIATRISSLHLAPTQRCRVNLEREGVRSEDIIVTGNTVIDALMRAVEAEVPIQDERIREAIASNAPILLVTAHRRENWGAPMERIGNAVARLAFRHPGLRVILPAHLNPIVRHCLLPPLVGLDNVIACDPLPYGEFIQLLKASSVVLTDSGGLQEEAPALGKPVLVLRERTDRPEAVEVGAARLVGTDEETILAEVGSLLSLPAGHAPIPESVNPYGDGAAAVRAVAGIAAFLGVGDPLPDFVSHTPARPWPLTKSA, encoded by the coding sequence ATGAAAAAAGTAATGACCGTGTACGGGACCCGTCCCGAGGGCATCAAGATGGCGCCTGTCATCCGCCGCCTCGAGGAGGATCCGCGATTCGAGTCGATCTCGGTGGTCACGGGACAGCACCGCGAGATGCTTGACCAGGTGGGCGAGGTACTGGGAATCACCCCGACGCACGACCTCAACGTTTTCGCGCCGGGCCAGACCCTCAACGAGATCATGGCCCACATCATCACGCTGCTCGACCCGATCCTCGAGATGAAACGCCCCGACGCCGTTGTGGTCCAGGGCGGCACATCCACCGTCGCGGCGGCCGCCCTGGCCAGTTTCAACCGGCACATCCCCGTCGTCCATCTGGGGGCGGGGCTCCGCAGCGGCGACATCGAGGCGCCGTTCCCGGAGGAGGCCAACCGCAGCATCGCAACACGGATCAGCTCCCTCCACCTGGCCCCGACCCAGCGGTGCCGGGTCAATCTGGAACGGGAGGGGGTGCGCAGCGAGGACATCATCGTCACCGGGAACACCGTCATCGACGCCCTGATGCGGGCGGTGGAGGCCGAGGTCCCCATCCAGGACGAGAGGATCCGCGAGGCGATCGCCTCGAACGCACCGATCCTGCTGGTCACCGCCCATCGCCGCGAGAACTGGGGAGCCCCCATGGAGCGGATCGGCAACGCCGTCGCCCGGCTGGCCTTCCGCCACCCTGGGCTCCGCGTGATCCTGCCGGCCCATCTCAACCCGATCGTCAGGCACTGTCTGCTACCCCCGTTGGTCGGCCTGGACAACGTCATCGCCTGCGATCCCCTCCCCTACGGTGAGTTCATCCAGCTGTTGAAGGCATCGAGTGTCGTCCTGACCGATTCCGGCGGGTTGCAGGAGGAGGCCCCGGCCCTCGGCAAACCCGTCCTGGTGCTTCGCGAGAGGACGGATCGTCCGGAGGCGGTCGAGGTCGGTGCGGCCCGGCTGGTCGGCACCGACGAGGAGACCATCCTCGCGGAGGTCGGCAGCCTGCTCAGCCTCCCCGCCGGCCACGCCCCGATTCCCGAGTCGGTCAATCCCTACGGTGACGGTGCGGCCGCGGTGCGGGCGGTCGCGGGAATCGCGGCTTTCCTCGGTGTCGGCGATCCCCTGCCCGATTTCGTCAGCCACACCCCGGCGCGCCCCTGGCCGCTCACCAAGTCCGCCTGA
- the rplO gene encoding 50S ribosomal protein L15 — protein MALKIHHLRPAPGANTAKTRVGRGEASKGKTAGRGTKGTGARKNVPANFEGGQMPMHMRIPKLKGFKNPFRVEYQVVNVGRLAELFPRGGAVTVEDLVEAGAVRGGALVKVLGDGDINVALNVTADAFSNSAKEKLAAAGGSAVEA, from the coding sequence ATGGCTCTCAAGATTCATCACCTGCGTCCCGCCCCGGGCGCCAACACCGCCAAGACCCGCGTGGGCCGCGGTGAGGCGTCCAAGGGCAAGACCGCCGGTCGCGGCACGAAGGGCACGGGCGCTCGCAAAAACGTCCCCGCGAACTTCGAGGGCGGCCAGATGCCGATGCACATGCGGATCCCGAAGCTCAAGGGCTTCAAGAACCCGTTCCGCGTGGAGTACCAGGTCGTCAACGTCGGTCGCCTCGCCGAGCTGTTCCCCAGGGGGGGAGCGGTCACGGTGGAGGACCTCGTCGAGGCCGGTGCCGTCCGCGGTGGAGCGCTCGTCAAGGTGCTGGGCGACGGCGACATCAACGTCGCCCTCAACGTGACGGCCGACGCGTTCTCGAACTCCGCGAAGGAGAAGCTGGCCGCTGCCGGCGGCTCCGCGGTGGAGGCCTGA
- the rpmD gene encoding 50S ribosomal protein L30 has product MAELRITQIKSGVGGKDYQRATLRTLGLKRIGQTVVREDRPEVLGMIRTVAHLVEVEEVK; this is encoded by the coding sequence ATGGCTGAACTGAGGATCACCCAGATCAAGTCGGGGGTCGGCGGCAAGGACTACCAACGGGCCACGCTTCGCACCCTGGGGTTGAAACGCATCGGCCAGACGGTGGTGCGTGAGGATCGTCCCGAGGTGCTCGGCATGATCCGCACCGTCGCCCACCTCGTGGAAGTGGAAGAGGTCAAGTAA
- the rpsE gene encoding 30S ribosomal protein S5, which produces MSETQQRGDRRGGERRGRDDRRGQASREEKNQYLERVVAINRVAKVVQGGRRFSFTALVVVGDGEGTVGVGYGKAKEVPAAIAKGVEEAKKHFFRVPLIQRTIPHPVQGEKAAGVVLLRPASPGTGVIAGGSARAVLECAGVHDVLAKSLGSANAINVVHATVDALQQLEEPEAVAKRRGLPVEDVAPAALLRARKEEVAG; this is translated from the coding sequence ATGAGTGAAACCCAGCAGCGCGGTGATCGCCGCGGTGGGGAGCGTCGTGGCCGTGACGATCGTCGTGGCCAGGCTTCCAGGGAAGAGAAGAACCAGTATCTCGAGCGAGTGGTCGCCATCAACCGCGTCGCCAAGGTCGTCCAGGGTGGGCGTCGTTTCAGTTTCACCGCCCTGGTGGTCGTCGGTGACGGTGAGGGAACCGTCGGCGTCGGCTACGGCAAGGCGAAGGAGGTGCCCGCTGCCATCGCCAAGGGCGTGGAGGAGGCCAAGAAACACTTCTTCCGCGTGCCGCTGATCCAGCGCACCATCCCGCACCCCGTGCAGGGTGAGAAGGCCGCCGGCGTGGTGCTTCTGCGCCCCGCCTCGCCCGGTACCGGTGTCATCGCCGGTGGATCGGCGCGTGCGGTGCTCGAGTGCGCCGGTGTGCACGACGTGCTGGCCAAGTCGCTCGGCTCGGCCAACGCCATCAACGTCGTCCACGCGACGGTTGACGCCCTGCAGCAGCTCGAGGAACCGGAGGCCGTCGCGAAGCGTCGTGGCCTGCCGGTGGAGGACGTCGCCCCGGCGGCGCTGCTCCGTGCACGCAAGGAAGAGGTGGCCGGCTGA
- the rplR gene encoding 50S ribosomal protein L18, producing MAISLGIRKGLAAKTASRARRQLRGRKKINGTAERPRMVVTRSARHLYVQVIDDTAGRTLVSASTMEADLRAAEGDKSAKARKVGEIIAQRAKEAGIENIVFDRAGNKYHGRIAALADAAREAGLGF from the coding sequence ATGGCTATCTCGCTTGGCATACGCAAGGGCCTGGCGGCGAAGACCGCCTCACGTGCCCGCCGTCAGTTGCGTGGCCGCAAGAAGATCAACGGCACCGCCGAGCGGCCTCGCATGGTGGTCACCCGCTCCGCGCGGCACCTGTACGTCCAGGTGATCGACGACACCGCCGGCCGCACCCTGGTCTCCGCATCCACCATGGAAGCGGACCTGCGCGCGGCGGAGGGCGACAAGTCCGCCAAGGCACGCAAGGTGGGGGAAATCATCGCCCAGCGCGCGAAGGAAGCCGGCATCGAGAACATCGTCTTCGACCGCGCCGGCAACAAGTACCACGGCCGGATCGCCGCGCTCGCCGATGCGGCGCGCGAGGCCGGTCTCGGATTCTGA
- the rplF gene encoding 50S ribosomal protein L6, whose product MSRIGRLPIAVPSNVEVKIDGQDVAVKGPKGELKFTVREPITIAKNEQGELQVSRPDDERLSRSLHGLTRTLVSNMVTGVTQGYEKKLEIVGVGYRVVAKGPTQLEFALGFSHPVVVNAPEGITFTVETQTKFTVHGIDKQLVGETAANIRKIRKPEPYKGKGVRYAGEHVRRKAGKAGK is encoded by the coding sequence ATGTCACGAATTGGCAGGCTCCCGATCGCGGTCCCGTCCAACGTCGAGGTCAAGATCGACGGCCAGGACGTGGCCGTCAAGGGCCCCAAGGGTGAGCTGAAGTTCACCGTTCGCGAACCCATCACCATTGCGAAGAACGAGCAGGGCGAACTGCAGGTGTCGCGTCCGGACGACGAGCGGCTGTCCCGTTCCCTGCACGGCCTGACCCGTACCCTCGTGTCGAACATGGTCACCGGGGTCACCCAGGGCTACGAGAAGAAACTCGAGATCGTGGGCGTCGGCTACCGTGTCGTCGCGAAGGGCCCCACCCAGCTGGAGTTCGCCCTCGGGTTCTCGCACCCGGTGGTGGTCAACGCCCCGGAGGGCATCACCTTCACCGTCGAGACTCAGACCAAGTTCACGGTGCACGGCATCGACAAGCAGCTTGTCGGTGAGACCGCCGCGAACATCCGCAAGATCCGCAAGCCCGAGCCGTACAAGGGCAAGGGCGTTCGCTACGCGGGCGAACACGTCCGCCGCAAGGCCGGAAAGGCTGGTAAGTAA